The DNA region GGTGAATGGAGGAGTGTCCTCTCCTCTTCGATAGCCTCCTTTCATCGAGGATAGTCATGTGTATCCCACCGGAGTCATTCACAGAAGAGTTTTTATATTTGACACACCCCCTTTGAAGCAGTTGTTGCTTACGAGGAGAAAAGCAggcaaacatttaaaatgtatatgctacttatccttttatctataaaatgtcttgcagAACGAGCTACATTTATTTCATCactttacatttattttgggattctACCCCTGTAAAggtaatttgcctgatgacgcACAAATGGAGAGAATCTAATTTAATACAAGCACCTTTCCGTTCACATTCCCTCTGCCTCTCAATTACCTTTGACATatttcaaaaggaggcgagagacggaggagaggacgcaggagttgagcaaatccaattgagaaaaggcccaGGTCTCTGTGTAGGACCCAGTTGGCATGCAGGAAAAGGATgcactctccttccttccctccctaccccctcctctccccctgtcccttACCAGGTCTCTGTGTAGGACCCAGTTGGCGTGTAAGTAATGGATGCCGTCCAGGATCTGGTAGAGCAGAGACTTGACCATCCCCCTGGGCAGTTGCAGGGGCTTCTTGTTAGCCTTGGACGCCCTGTGAAACTTTATGAtgtgctgtggagagagagagcatcattAGTGTGTGTTGTCAATGTCTGTGTCAATGGATTTAAACAAGTGTGGAGGTAAAATATTCAAATGTTTATATAAAAAGTGTGTTtatgtaaaaacaaatgtgtacgtgtgtgtgtatgtttatagtGTGGATGGATGTATCAGATACAAAATCTGTGAGAGTATCATGCAAATcattctgttacttttagattactttccccttaaagaggcattagaagacaaaaatgaatattgccaattgaacgacatctattgcaggataaatcaatgttaaagtttacatagctgaccataaataaatgttacaatttactttatgggttggttatgtaggcttcttctaacccattgctttctactacagataataTGGTTAGGCTTAATCTtaccattaaaaaataaaataaaaaaaagtgtcagatttccagtcattgcAAATAATGTAATAAACCTTGATTTTCAACAATAGGACTTATAATTATAAATTAtctaaattgttttacctgagcataacccaaaaCCGAACAACTTATTAGCTTActttgttgtttatgattttgtcgtcatggaggactgattgggctcattgcttcGAGTTGGAAAAAAATGCTGCTCTCYTTGAAATGTTGATATCTATATCATTTGCAGaggtttaagtctatcaaaagtgtgtgcATTAgaacatgtgtccattaggcctattttttttttatccgcacaaattagattgagcaataaaagccccactcgtGGTCTTCTTAAAGTAAACCGGTTTCTGACAGTATGGAGCACAACACCAGAGTAGTTTAGAAGGGAGGAACTCCCTCTCATTTTCCCCATAAGCACTAAGCAGCTGTTGCAtattttcactggctgttcacTGGTTGCAAAAACAGATTGATAGACAGCTTattcttcaattcaaccattattgagtaaaaaaaaaatgtgaacagccatccacaacaaccacaatccatgaggcacaaatagctaaatgagagagcagcagtgtgattcataTCAATGCTCTATGTAGATATCAACACTAATGATATCTGTATGGCCCTTACCTCCAAGcttttattcaagttggataatctttggatgtcgACAGCAGTTGCACCATCAGAAGACATAGcatggactgtagcctacaaaagcctattcctgctcttttcccacaaTCTATCAAGTGCAATTGGGgagtcatcatagtggtctctgacttgtggtcagacctTAAATTTGCCaattttttcaatgctgatttaaatgccattgagaaaacagaaaggtgtcaatgATTTTTTTGCACAAACATTTTCAAAGTAATCCTAGAATTAATCatttagtttttcaaaagtatctgtaatctgattactatagttttgctggtaacgtaactgattacagttggtttattttttatccgttactccccatgtgtgtgtgtgtgtgtgtgtgtgtgtgtgtgtgtgtgtattacccagAGATCATGCTCAGCATAGTCGAAGAGCAGCCAGACTTTGCGGTCTGCGTGTGACAGGAACACCTTCTGCAGTGAGATAACATTAGGATGCTTCAGCTCCCGCAGTAGCTAGAAGAAGAAACATTCATACAAACATTATGAGATGTCTCACAGACCCAGGTTAAGCCTGCTCTTGAGCTAAACACAACACTTACTGCAATCTCTCTGCAGGCAGACATGGAGATGCCAGTGCCTTCAATCTGCTTGAGGGCGTAGTCCTTATCATCCTTCCTGAAGACAGAAAAATATACAGCATCAACCCAAGTTCACTACAGTTCCCATGGGGCCTTGTTACACTGAGACATGGAGGCCAGCTGGCAGTTGGTGGTACATGAGTGGCTGAGAGGAGGGCAAAATGCTTACATTTCCTCCAGATTTATGTCATATAATCAAGCTCACCCCCATACCCCAGTAGAGGGGAAACAGACTATGGCAGCTGGCAAGGGACACAAAGTTAGGTTAGCCCCTCACTAGTACaaacccctcccctccacccGGCCCAAATCATCTCATAAACTGCTCTTTGTGCCTCCTCGGGCCATGTTCAACTCCAGGAGAACAAATTAGGGTATGAGAGGCTCGTAAACAGCAGTCTCCTACAATAAACACAAACATCTTTGAACACTTAGGGSTGGTTAAAACACGGTTCCAGCCACCAGTCAGTCTGGCCATGTTTTAGACCAACTGCTTGGTGGGTCTGATTTGTGTCCTGAGGGTTTAGGTTCAACAACAAAGCCCAGTTACAGTAAAGGATCTGGGCTGGATTAAACAAAACATGGATGATCTGGACTCCACTTGGGTTTGGACTGGATTGGATGGGGTTGGACTAGGATAGGGCCAGGAGGACTGGACCACCAGTCTAGGATGGGGCTAGACCACCAGACTAGGATGGGACCAGGAGGCCTGAACTAGACCACCAGTCTAGGATGGGGCCAGGAGGACTGGACAAGACCACCAGTCTAGGATGGGGCTAGACCACCAGTCTAGGATGGGGCCAGACCACCAGTCTAGGATGGGGCCAGACCACCAGTCTAGGATGGGGCCAGGAGGAATGAACTAGACCACCAGTCTAGGATGGGGGTAGACCACCAGACTAGGATGGGGCCAGGAGGACTGGACTAGACCACCAGACTAGGATGGGGCCAGGAGTAATGAACTAGACCACCAGTCTAGGATGGGGCTAGAGCACCAGACTAGGATTGGGCTAGAGCACCAGACTAGGATTGGGCCAGGAGTAATGAACTAGACCACCAGTCTAGGATGGGGCCAGGAGGACTGGACTAGACCACCAGACTAGGACGGGGCCAGGAGGCTTGGACTAGACCATCAGTCTAGGATGGGGCTAGACCACCAGACTAGGATGGGGCTAGAGCACCAGACAAGGACGGGGCCAGGAGGACTGGACTAGACCACCAGACTAGGATGGGACTAGACCACCAGACTAGGATGGGGCCAGGAAGCCTGGACTAGACCACCAGACTAGGATGGGGCCAGGAGGCCTGGACTAGACCACCAGACTAGGATGGGGCCAGGAGGCCTGAACTAGACCACCAGACTAGGATGGGGCCAGGAGGAATGAACTAGACCACCAGACTAGGATGTGGCTGGACTGGGACAGAAGGGGAAGGACAGGGTGTCTGCAGTCTGAAATTAGCTCTTTGCCTTCATGGCCTCTGTATAAAATACCTTTATTGTAATAGCATAAACCTAACCAGTCCTTTCACTGGTAATAATTTATGAAGGGAGCAAGAAGAGAACAATAAACATAAGATAATGGGAAAACTGGAATAAACATTGTCTGGCTGAAATGGCTAAATGCTTGGATACATCTGCAGTGGTTTGTGTCTCAGCCACTGACACTAACATGTTTAGGCTAAAATGTTCAAtgcaataaaaatatattttttgtgtcaAACTAGGCGTATGCAATAAAGTTAAAAGCCCAAGGTAATTaaaccacaatagcaaaacaaACTCATTTGGGGATTGCTCAAAACCCATATATTCTAGTATTTTGAATAATAATTGGACATTACTATTTAGCCTATGAATTGCACGACAATGGTTCTCAGCATTGGTCTACATAAATTAGTctagcatattattattatttttacaagtATCTTTAGTTGAAGAGAAAAAGTAATCGAGACATGTATAGAATAACCTTGTGTGCAAGTTTTACAGTGCTTTTACTCCAATTTGAAATAGCGGCCAGAGAATTGGTGAGATTGCATAAACTCCAAGGTTAATAGGCTGTAGCCTAGTTTCACAGTAGGGAAAATAACACCCATCATCTCACTTCTTATTGGCAGACAGAGACCTTCATAATCATAACATCCTGCAGCCTCAAATAATTAGACCASAGTAAAACACTTATATCAACAGAAATAACCCTTTTACTTGGTCATGAGATAATAGCATAGTAGTGATGCACGATATCGGAattggccgatattagctaaaaatgccggCATCGCGGCCCGCGGTCTAGTTTAACGCTGAAGTGCAAAACCGATGTGCATACGtctaacgtaggtagatgacgtaatgacgccacgaaaaatacagcgctaaacagaacaaaagcagaaaaatactaagcgcacacttacaacaactaaacaagttcaagttgagcagtcatttgaaagactaagaacatttcagtgagacaactcaaaggcgaaatccattaacgccaagataatatAATTCATTATGKtacttgctatgggcgtcacgactgacatttggaccagcgatggcagccccatgagcatgcggagtctgacagcacagtgggtcgacgaggatttcgtactgaggaatgccgtattgcatgctcaagaatgtgctggttctcataccgctgctgccatttcaatagCATCTGAGAACATGAACACACTCTTAGCACGATTTgaacaactgactggagaaataagctaaccctctgtcatggcactaaaacgcctgctcaacaaaactgaagacagaccgtggggttaaaacttacaAAAGTACTCAAGTCGGTGAACATGCGATTCGGTggtattctctctgagcctctttaccgtgtcgccaccatgctcaatgttaggtacaaggaccgctacttcgatgcagacaataaacagggtttacgtgaaatgttacagagtACAGCTGGACaggatggaaacggacacagtgataGTGGAccaaggaagagaggccacgTACACACAGAGCTGAAACGTCACTGCTTGTATGATGAatacatgtatgatgaaatcctggttgaaaatgattagAGGGGGTGAGATTCCTCCATACAATGTAAAGTGCTTTAAGCATCTGGTGAAAAAAACTGCTTTATGTAAACCCATTATTATGTATTGTGTAACCAGGACGAACCAGATCCAGACACCTCAAACCCGCCAGACCAAACATTCCCTGCGCGCGACTGCACCTGCCCCTGACTTGCTTGGCTGCGTCTGTAATAGGCTATCACACAAAGGCTGGCCTACTTCACTCAGTTTGATCATATTACTGCGAAAATATTACACCTCGAAATGCAAAAAAATGACACGGCAtaatttgataaaaaaatatcctcATTCTGTTTGGAGCTTAACTTGCTTGATGACTGCAATACCCCACATAAAATGTTGTTACAACATCCCCCGTTCTGTTCCGTTTCATCTGCGAGCGCAGGCGTCCTTTTAAAACTATACCTGATTTGCAATGCATCATGCTAGCATACTAACTACAATACAGTAAGGTTAGCTGGTGGATTTAGCGAACACATTGCACAGCTTTTAGTTACTGaaagttgtggctgcttcgcgtcaTGCATTGTTCTCTACCTtctttgctgttgtctgtgcccaataatgtttgtaccgtgttttttgctgctaccatgctatgttttaGGTCTCTCGTCgtgttgtgtgttttattttaaatgttattgTTAATCCCAgctcccgtccccgcaggaggccttttggtaggccgtcattgtaaatacgaacttgttcttaactgacttgtctggttaaataaaataagtgcTGGGCCACTGATGTCAGTGCTTAAATCAGCTTTGTCATGGAACTCGAGCCCCTGTTCTCCAAGTGCTATGACGTACTGAGTTTATTCAGTTGGTTCTTTAAAATGTTCCCCGTACTACGAGTTACAAATAGGTGTAACGGAGAGGGGGCCTTAAACAGGAGCAACCAAGACAAACCGAGTTGTAATGGGAGACTCGTGGACCTGAGGGCCTTCTTACTAACTCTCATTATCAACTCACCcatcttttctctttgctttgtaTACATGACCGTAGGTGCCTCTTCCCACTTTGCATCCCTCGTATTCAAACAGGTCCTCGACACGTTCTCTCTCTCCGGTCAGCATCACTTTGAAATCGTAGTCCATTCTCTCTGTTGTTTATGTCAATTATCTTCTTATTCCTTTTAAAGCGCCGCTTGGGAGGCAACTTACTTCACAACCCCAGttagaatttgttgttgccttccCCCGCGTCGTTCTCTCCTCAGCCCTGTTTCCACATTTAACGGCTAGGTTTATGTTTACCAGAGAAGACGCAGGTTTCTTATCCGCGACGAAGGGCCAGGTATGGGCAGTAAAACTAGCTTCCCCGTTCTCTTGTATTATCTTGCTACTGCGTTTCTCCAACCGGTATCACACTCTGGAGAACTGAAAAACCACGCACGGCACTGTCGTAAAATGTCGTTATTGCACAGAAATGGACGGGAGCTATATGTTTAGAACACCACGTGGATTTTAACTCTTTGTAACGTGAAGGGGATACAAATTGTACTATTCAGACAAAAACATCTCGTTTTATGATCAGAACTTTGGTGCTGGCATCTCTGAAGCCAGTTCAAGTGTTTCCTCTCCACATTTCATGACAATTACGCCACTCCTTAATCATAATCTGATGTTGGATATCCAAAATTAGATAATTCTGGCGTCTAATAAAGGCATAGAGGAGTCAAGATATGCGCACGGACATTGAAAAACGGGGGGGAAATGTCATAGCTATCTATTCATATATTTACCTTCAGACTGCTTGGAGAAAATGATCAACTGCGTggttatataaaatacatttgtgaaAAAGAACCTGTTTCAAATTGAAAACAGTCCTCTTCACAATTAAACACATATGAATAGATTGATTGAAACACAATTATCTGTTATAATCGGCACCTTTTATTGTAGTCGTGCGGTTTCGTAAGGTAGGAACTAATCTGACACTGCTGGTCTTTGATCGGACAGTGAGAAGTGTAGCAAAGTTGGTCCCATCTTGGCTACATTGTAATCAGAGCGGAGAGGGAAGCAAACGCGTCGATATTACAGCTGCTGTGTCAGGTACAAAAATACCTCTACATTTTGTTGTCAATTCCATATTCTCGAGCTAAAAAAACGATGTTTAGGTTGAGTATTGTATGCACTCAGTTCGTGTGTTGCTCGTTAAAATAATTGTCTTATGTTGGCGAAACCTTTCACCAGATAGCTAGCTGTCGACAACTAACAAATGCGTTGCGCATTCAAAATGACAGCTCGCCGCTTTGAAAGACAATGTGAAACCGGCGTATAGGTGTGAAGATTTTTATTAGTTGGATACGCTTATATAATTATTTTGCAATCGTTAGGTGACGATTCTTTGTCCTCCTCTACATAGTCAACTTGCATGGAGCCCGACTATTCTTTGTCATGTCCCTCCTCCGACGTGGCTGTGTGATCGTTCCTGCGTCGGTGATTGGTAGCTAGTAGGATGACACCGGCGTCAGTTTTGTTGGTCCTTTCTCCTGTGTCCTCCAACATGGCCTACTGTATGGTATGTTTTGTAGAGGCTGGAATATTGCTCTAAATGGCATGATTGTTGCCGTCTATACGGCCAACTCAATATTCATCGCGGTCTATTGTTGTGCCAGCGATGCTGTTGTGTGGAGGTTTCTGAATCTAAGAAGGTTAGCCTGCTAGATGTCGGAACTCAGAAGGTTCGATTTTTGTAGCCGATCAGCGACTAGTGCGGGCGGAGTAGAYCTCCAACGTCACATAAAATGAAGTTTATCAAAACGactgatttcagcacccaaagaatagtCCGCAATTACACAGAGCAATGTCTCAGCCGACCTCTTACTGACCATGTCTCATCCCACAGCAGAATGGATAGTGTTGTTTTGACATGGTTTATGGCTAAAGGTGGGGCCACACAGGTTTAATAAAGTGAAGGCGTCTGATGTGGTAATGTCACATAATTGCATTGATTGTTAAAAATACTGTTGACTTGAGGTTTTTCCCCAGGGAATTGGATGGTCTGTAAAGTCTTGTTCTAATCCATGTTTGTCAGTTGTATAGAATCAAAATATATGTGATCTCAACTTAACTGCTGCCTATGATTGAATGATGGATGTATTACTAAAGCAGTACCCAGGTAAGTTCCAGCCAGGTGTCCCACATTTCTGACACCCCACCTACCGCCCTCTGTGTGCCACAGCGGATTCCATGGTGATGGACCCTCCTGGCGGGCGAGACGAGCGGCGTCGTCAGGCAGAGCGTCTTCGACGGGAGGAGGCGTACTATCACTTCATCAACGAGCTGAGCGAGGAAGAGTACCGCCTTATGAGAGACAGCAACCTGCTGGGCACACCTGGTGAGAGGAACCTAGAACACTTGACGCAGGGTTCCAtagctccagtcctccagtccccccTAATTTGTACCAGGACAACCACGGGATAGGCAACTCCAGTCCTACAGGGTCCTGATTGGTCTCACACTTTTGCCACTCTAGCACACCTGACtctaataatcaactaatcatgatcttcaatttaaaatgtaattagtttaatcagctgtgttttctAGAGATGGAGGAAAGCTGTGACCACtctggcccccgaggactggagttgcccatccctgctttaTCCAATCAGTGGTGCTAATTAATGCCATGGAGAAACAATAACCATAGGACTGCAGCCCTGGAGTTGTCGTGCACCCCTGCCACAACCCAATAGACTGAAACCTGTTAATGCACCctaatataggcctacacacacacacattgtgtaaTAAAACTAGCACATTTTATAATGTAATGGCTTCATGTTGGCTACTAAGGGCTGAAAATGAATCTGGACAATCAAGCATATAAGTCCTCCGTCTTGACCTAACAGAGGACATGTTGTTCCCCAGGTGAGGTGACAGCGGAGGAGCTACGGCAGCGCCTGGACGGGGCAAAGGAGCGTGTGTCATCTCAGCCCCGCCCTGAACCACTCCCACAGAACACTGAGgccggagaggaggaggggagcagcgttgagggggaggagagcgagggaggggcaGGTAGGAATAATGAGCTATAGCGGTGGTAGTGGTTTTATGGGCTTATAGAGGTTATTGTGGGAAATTAATGCTAAAGGGTCTGTATAACCTAAACTGACAGATTGTTATGGGTCTCAAAAGGTTCAAGGCCTAATTGCTGCTGTATACTCAATcagttcagtttatttattattgATCAAAGTACTAAAGTATTACTAGATAATTACAACTGACTCAGTTCASTAACGAGCTGCTGTCTGTATAGCTACTGCTGAGCCGGGAGCAGAGACGTCTAACGGCGACTCACTGCTGGAGTGGCTGAACACCTTCCGACGTACAGGGAACGCCACGCGCAGTGGCCAGAGCGGCAACCAGACGTGGCGCGCGGTCAGCCGCACCAACCCCAACAGTGGAGAGTTCCGCTTCAGCCTGGAGATCAACATcaaccatgagcagccagagccaggGGAGCACAGTGATGCCCCCGACCCCTCAGAGCTGTCCCCTGTCCCCCCTCCATCCACAGCCTCCTCAGCCTCCATACGCACTGCCCCCTACACCCCTGCCCGGCCCTCCACCTATCCCTTACCTCGAGCTACCCAGGGCAGGAGGGCTCAGATCCGCCGTACACGCAGTAGTACCACCATCCCTCCTCTGACTCCCGCACCCCTCACCACACCCCTGCCCCCCCCTACTGCTCTAAGCGGTACAGCAGCCCTCACCCTCCCACCACCTCCAGTCCCCATCACCCCCCCTATTCTAAATCCTTCAATAAGCCCTCCACAGCTCCAACCCCCAAGCAGAGCTTCCTCCcaaggggaggagcaggaggagggggtTCCTACCCTGGACTTCCCCCGTGTACCGCCCCAGTCTGGCCCCCAGGTGGCGTCTGTGGGGCGTGAGCCTCGTAGCAACAGGACTCGATCTCGCGGCCGGACCCGCAGGGCTGCAGCAGGAGGTGGGACTACCTCCCGGTCATCTAGGAGACGTAGCCGCTCCCCTCTTCAGAGAAACCCCGCCCCTAACTTGGCTACCTTGCCTCCTAGTGGTGGGAATGGAAATGGTGTCTCTAATAATGGCCACACTGCTGAGCCCGGAAACAGAACTGCTTCTGTCTCCATGGAGACCGGTGAGGCCGTGTCAGAGCCGGCTGTACTAGCAGAGCCTGGCCCAGAGGCAGGTGAGCAGGAGGGAGAGGCACACACGGCCGGGTCGGGGGGTGCAGGGGGGGTGCGGCGCCACCCCACCATCATGCTGGATCTGCAGGTGCGGCGCATCCGACCGGGAGAGAACCGGGACCGGGACAGCATCGCCAGCCGAACCCGTTCCCGGGCCCGCGCCGCCGAAAACACTGTCACCTTCGAGAGTGACAGCGGGGGCTTCCGGCGCACAATCTCCCGCTCGGAGCGGGCCGGGATCCGGACCTACGTCAGCACCATCCGGATCCCTCTGAGGAGGATCAGTGAGACAGGATTGGGGGAGCCCAGCTCCACCGCCCTGCGCTCCATCCTCAGACAGATCATGACCGGCTTCGGGGAGCTCAGCTCCCTCATGGAGACGGAGGCTGACGCTGAGACCACCGAGGGCATGCCCGGTCACCAGGACCCTGTAGGACCCAATGCAAACACCAACACCGCACAGACCTACCGTAGCCACAGTAACGAGAGTGGAACTGTGGCGGGAGGCCAGGcagcagagacggagagagagggggggggcgatgaggaggaaggagggcaggggaggttAGGTGGGAGTGGCAACGGTGGAATCCCAACCCCTGACGACGGTCGGCCGATGAGCAGGGACACAAACAACCTGGTAGAGAACGGCACGTTGCCCATCCTGCGGCTGGCCCACTTCTTCCTGCTCAacgacgaggaggacgaggagcacCCGCGCGGCCTGACCAAAGAGCAGATCGACATACTAGCCACGCGCACCTACGGCCAGGCCAGCCTGGAGGGGGAAGCGGGGCGCGCCTGCAGCGTCTGTATCAACGACTATGCCCAAGGGAACAAGCTGCGCCGCCTGCCCTGCGCCCACGAGTTCCACATCCACTGCATCGACCGCTGGCTCTCTGAGAACAACACCTGCCCCATCTGCAGGCAGTCCATCCTCCCTGCTCACCAGGACTGACCCTGCCCTGACCCCTTGAATCCCCTGACCCCAGACCATCACCGGCTTCACCTCGCCCCCTGCTGGCCGAACTGAGCATGCCCGAGCAGAGAGGACGGTACATGTACATAGCGCTTTAATGTTTTCATTTACCATTGCAATATTAATTGTGTTCACTCTGAAATGGTAGAACCCAAAGGGGTAGGGGGGGGCTAATGCAGAGAATTAACGTGTTATTTTTTTAGACTTATTTTCAGCacctttgtttttttaatgtattttcttgTCTTGTTTCTCTTCGGCCTCTGTCACGATGCTTCTGAAGTCCACATTTACAGATAGCACTTAACTTACAGAGCTACTATAGCTAGCCGCTGCTGATCAGTCTCGAACTCTTTCACCTGATACGCTGTGATGTCACAAATGGACTACAGCAATCAGTCAGTCGCTTCTGTAGATTTGATTTGGTTGACGATGTGTAAATATGTCACCGCCGCCGCCTGTGTTTTGGGGTTGAGAAGAGTCATCCTTGTTGCATTTTAAGCAGAAAACATTAAGTTAGAGCTAATATTGGAATCCTTCTATTTAAAGCTCCAACAACCCTTTTTAAAGTGTCCTctatcatgtgtatgtgtttggaCAAAGGCTATTGTGGTTCTATTTTaccttttaattacattttacttGGCCAGTGGTCCCTAGGATGTTGTTGATGTCTGCCTACCTGTTCCAGCTCTTTAAACCTAGCCATCGAACCCCATAGATCCACAGTGGATGTCCAATAGTTCTTCAAATTAGTTGCAGCCTTTGACACTTAGTAACACAAGTCAGAAAGAAACATCTAAAGCTAAGAAGTGTGTGAGGTAATTTAGCAGCAAGCACTTGTAGTTGGACTCGTCTGTTAGGGAGACAGGCAAATAATGCAATAACATGAAGGAGGAACGGAAGGACCGTTTTGTGTTAGATGTTTAAACTTTATAGTGCTGTTCTCTCTTGTTTACTCCTGGGCATTGATGAATAATTCATCTGTTGTGAGATGGAGAGTATCTGCTCTGTAGTatgctctccctctatccccagaCTCCTAAACTCCTCAATCATCATCCCCCACTCCTCTAACgcacacgtgtcaaactcattccacggagggcagagtgtctgtgggttctctccacccttgtacttgatcgATGAATTACGGTCATTAAttggtaaggaactcccctcacccttGTTGTCTAGGTCTGTCTAATTGAAAGGacaaccaaaaacctgcagacactcggccctccgtggagtGAGTTTAACACCCCTGCTCTAATGTCTGTGTTTAAAGCCCCTGCTTTGGGAGAACCTGCCTGTCATGGCCTGATTTCTATCACCTAAGTAGTTTCATGTTCACAAACCTGAAAGGAATGACTAGGTGAAAGCAAAATGGTGAAGCCTCCACTCAATCCATTTTCTACATCTATCCAATCCTTTCGGATCAGTGTCTTCCTCCATTAGCCTGGCTTAGATCTCAATTGGCTTTCCCTGCAGGCAGTATCACCCTGTTACCACCAGGGGCAGTGTTCACAACTACAGT from Salvelinus sp. IW2-2015 linkage group LG14, ASM291031v2, whole genome shotgun sequence includes:
- the rnf6 gene encoding E3 ubiquitin-protein ligase RNF6; translation: MVMDPPGGRDERRRQAERLRREEAYYHFINELSEEEYRLMRDSNLLGTPGEVTAEELRQRLDGAKERVSSQPRPEPLPQNTEAGEEEGSSVEGEESEGGAATAEPGAETSNGDSLLEWLNTFRRTGNATRSGQSGNQTWRAVSRTNPNSGEFRFSLEININHEQPEPGEHSDAPDPSELSPVPPPSTASSASIRTAPYTPARPSTYPLPRATQGRRAQIRRTRSSTTIPPLTPAPLTTPLPPPTALSGTAALTLPPPPVPITPPILNPSISPPQLQPPSRASSQGEEQEEGVPTLDFPRVPPQSGPQVASVGREPRSNRTRSRGRTRRAAAGGGTTSRSSRRRSRSPLQRNPAPNLATLPPSGGNGNGVSNNGHTAEPGNRTASVSMETGEAVSEPAVLAEPGPEAGEQEGEAHTAGSGGAGGVRRHPTIMLDLQVRRIRPGENRDRDSIASRTRSRARAAENTVTFESDSGGFRRTISRSERAGIRTYVSTIRIPLRRISETGLGEPSSTALRSILRQIMTGFGELSSLMETEADAETTEGMPGHQDPVGPNANTNTAQTYRSHSNESGTVAGGQAAETEREGGGDEEEGGQGRLGGSGNGGIPTPDDGRPMSRDTNNLVENGTLPILRLAHFFLLNDEEDEEHPRGLTKEQIDILATRTYGQASLEGEAGRACSVCINDYAQGNKLRRLPCAHEFHIHCIDRWLSENNTCPICRQSILPAHQD